The proteins below are encoded in one region of Engraulis encrasicolus isolate BLACKSEA-1 chromosome 1, IST_EnEncr_1.0, whole genome shotgun sequence:
- the LOC134456676 gene encoding B-cell receptor CD22-like, whose protein sequence is MSFGKGSSVLRTALFCLLSGFLVELTVASITNGKCIDLQVKVDPENVNKGSRVTLTCDSGSCSLSSNPTYIWYKNSQPVTNKHTATESVCALEGSSVELHSYYSHPDGHTVDKTFWFIDGNYIDLKENDHYKDRVTYTPNTNNHTLSIKNLKSDDTREYRFRFITKQQGGWNGINVQLTVTGLQMVVNPPTVNEGSRVTLTCNTTCSLSSNPTYIWYRNSQPVTNKYTATGNILTINSATPGDAGRYSCVVEGYENLVSPENTLTVEYPPKTSSVSVYPPGAVSEGDSVTMNCSSDANPPAENYTWYVNRHGSVSVSGQGRIYNITNVTADDGGAYYCSSENKHGTINSSMTRLDVLYSPRHITIIHPSDLQDSTTLTCSSDANPPPHQYTWYRQIDDDGSTVLQDSGMTLTLEAGQSGFYSCGAWNVLGSRNSTRVLVFVAAVCDNSGNTNVLQSLCSPPPPGDSRPSIRFAGSPG, encoded by the exons ATCTGCAGGTGAAGGTGGATCCTGAAAATGTGAATAAGGGATCCAGAGTGACACTGACCTGTGACAGCGGCAGCTGCAGTCTGAGTAGCAACCCCACCTACATCTGGTACAAGAACTCACAGCCtgtcaccaacaaacacacagctACTG AGAGCGTGTGTGCCTTGGAGGGCTCCTCAGTGGAGTTGCACAGCTACTACTCACACCCTGATGGTCACACAGTTGACAAGACATTCTGGTTCATAGATGGCAACTACATAGATCTGAAGGAAAATGACCATTACAAAGATCGTGTGACGTATACCCCAAATACCAATAACCACACTCTAAGCATTAAAAACCTGAAAAGTGATGACACCAGAGAGTATAGATTCAGGTTTATAACCAAACAGCAAGGAGGGTGGAATGGGATCAATGTCCAACTCACAGTCACAG GTCTTCAAATGGTAGTAAATCCTCCAACAGTAAATGAGGGATCCAGAGTGACACTGACCTGCAACACCACCTGCAGTCTGAGTAGCAACCCCACCTACATCTGGTACAGGAACTCACAGCCTGTTACTAACAAATACACAGCCACTGGCAACATCCTGACTATAAATTCAGCTACACCTGGAGACGCAGGAAGATACTCCTGTGTAGTTGAGGGATATGAGAACCTTGTTTCACCTGAAAACACTCTCACTGTTGAAT ATCCACCGAAGACATCCTCTGTATCAGTGTATCCCCCTGGTGCAGTGTCAGAGGGCGACTCAGTGACTATGAactgcagcagtgatgccaacccTCCTGCTGAGAACTACACCTGGTATGTAAACAGACATgggtccgtgtccgtgtctggcCAAGGTCGGATCTACAACATCACTAACGTCACGGCTGATGATGGTGGAGCTTACTACTGCTCATCAGAGAACAAGCATGGAACCATCAACTCCAGCATGACACGTCTGGATGTGCTCT ACTCCCCCAGGCACATCACCATCATTCACCCCAGTGACCTTCAGGACTCCACGACCTTGACCTGTAGCAGCGATGCCAATCCCCCTCCTCATCAATACACCTGGTACAGGCAGATAGATGACGATGGCTCTACGGTTCTCCAGGATTCTGGGATGACGTTGACCCTCGAGGCTGGCCAGAGTGGCTTCTACAGCTGCGGGGCCTGGAACGTCCTTGGGTCTAGAAACTCCACCAGGGTGCTGGTGTTCGTGGCGGCTGTCTGTGACAACAGTGGGAACA CGAACGTCCTGCAAAGCCTCTGCAGCCCACCTCCACCGGGAGATTCCAGGCCTTCCATCCGTTTTGCTGGCTCTCCAGGATAA